Proteins encoded within one genomic window of Pygocentrus nattereri isolate fPygNat1 chromosome 7, fPygNat1.pri, whole genome shotgun sequence:
- the LOC108429347 gene encoding uncharacterized protein LOC108429347 isoform X3 encodes MIIFILVHLVYLDRTGAEKEIVHQEAAEKQPDFSLGTTHATSSSTPNSTTNALPSAEPHLTACGVPVQSGPMIKVAHHKAYVIGSYVEHRLSSKMIRTVAIVFRCEEVQYYCLLCCDGRNISAAASLDIHSDHFEFDYGTADITCQVPTTCTTPAYVAITSQTHEGGRSVWNIQSFQPVGNQQPRTKNFPYAFTVCISVMYDYMNVLGLVQAMEMFKLLGVQKVAIYKTKCYPDTQKVLDYYVRQGFVDIISWTVSSYINVSRGWKKSDSPGEPEFFGQIVALNDCVYRYMYESQYVALQDLDELILPLKEDNWTTLIPQLEKIYQHHAGFEFENNIFPISLSRNKTPENTPDLWKQFEGENLLPHVYRIPNDPNVFNNFKVIVNPRLVLKATVHGLLDSMGGTVRVDPKIARMYHIKSYPSKYFSPESVIRDTHLWDYADKLIPAVSEVLRQALNIQ; translated from the coding sequence ATGATCATCTTCATCCTTGTCCATTTAGTTTATCTTGACCGGACCGGAGCAGAAAAGGAGATTGTTCATCAAGAAGCTGCTGAAAAGCAACCTGACTTTTCTCTTGGAACTACACATGCTACATCAAGTTCTACACCAAATTCTACAACAAACGCTTTGCCAAGTGCTGAACCACACCTAACAGCATGTGGTGTGCCGGTGCAGAGTGGTCCCATGATTAAAGTTGCTCACCACAAAGCCTATGTGATCGGTTCCTATGTGGAGCACCGTTTAAGCAGTAAAATGATACGAACAGTTGCTATAGTGTTTCGTTGTGAAGAAGTGCAATACTACTGCTTATTATGTTGTGATGGAAGGAACATTTCTGCAGCTGCCAGCCTCGACATTCACTCTGACCACTTTGAATTTGACTATGGCACGGCAGATATTACTTGTCAAGTCCCCACAACATGCACAACACCAGCATATGTGGCTATTACTTCCCAAACACATGAAGGGGGCAGATCTGTATGGAATATACAATCCTTCCAACCTGTTGGGAATCAACAGCCCAGGACCAAAAACTTCCCTTATGcttttacagtatgtatatcTGTAATGTATGATTACATGAATGTGTTGGGGCTTGTGCAGGCCATGGAGATGTTCAAGCTGCTTGGTGTTCAGAAGGTAGCCATTTACAAGACCAAATGTTACCCAGATACGCAGAAGGTTCTGGACTACTATGTTAGGCAAGGCTTTGTGGACATCATCTCATGGACTGTGTCGTCCTACATCAATGTGTCCAGAGGATGGAAGAAGTCCGATTCACCAGGGGAACCGGAATTCTTTGGGCAAATTGTAGCTCTCAATGACTGTGTGTATCGTTACATGTATGAGAGTCAATATGTAGCTCTACAAGATTTGGATGAGCTAATTCTTCCTTTGAAAGAAGATAACTGGACAACACTCATTCCTCAGCTGGAGAAGATTTACCAACATCATGCAGGATTTGAGTTTGAGAATAACATATTTCCCATTTCCCTTTCCAGAAATAAGACACCTGAGAATACACCAGATTTATGGAAGCAGTTTGAGGGAGAAAACCTCTTACCACATGTATACAGGATACCCAATGACCCAAATGTGTTCAACAATTTCAAAGTCATTGTGAATCCCCGTTTAGTGCTTAAAGCTACAGTGCATGGCCTTTTGGATTCCATGGGTGGTACTGTCAGGGTGGACCCCAAAATCGCCCGCATGTACCACATTAAAAGTTATccaagcaaatacttttcacCAGAATCCGTTATAAGGGATACACATCTGTGGGACTATGCAGATAAGCTGATTCCTGCTGTATCTGAAGTACTTAGACAAGCACTGAATATTCAGTGA
- the LOC108429347 gene encoding uncharacterized protein LOC108429347 isoform X1 — translation MLRKQLQKKTCILPEYVTTFFLFVFIGKRYFPQRKPKLSPKTLLVSLILMIIFILVHLVYLDRTGAEKEIVHQEAAEKQPDFSLGTTHATSSSTPNSTTNALPSAEPHLTACGVPVQSGPMIKVAHHKAYVIGSYVEHRLSSKMIRTVAIVFRCEEVQYYCLLCCDGRNISAAASLDIHSDHFEFDYGTADITCQVPTTCTTPAYVAITSQTHEGGRSVWNIQSFQPVGNQQPRTKNFPYAFTVCISVMYDYMNVLGLVQAMEMFKLLGVQKVAIYKTKCYPDTQKVLDYYVRQGFVDIISWTVSSYINVSRGWKKSDSPGEPEFFGQIVALNDCVYRYMYESQYVALQDLDELILPLKEDNWTTLIPQLEKIYQHHAGFEFENNIFPISLSRNKTPENTPDLWKQFEGENLLPHVYRIPNDPNVFNNFKVIVNPRLVLKATVHGLLDSMGGTVRVDPKIARMYHIKSYPSKYFSPESVIRDTHLWDYADKLIPAVSEVLRQALNIQ, via the coding sequence ATGCTCAGGAAGCAACTTCAGAAAAAAACTTGTATTTTGCCTGAATAtgtaacaactttttttttatttgtcttcaTAGGGAAGCGCTACTTTCCACAAAGAAAGCCAAAGCTCTCTCCAAAGACTCTCCTGGTGTCTCTCATCCTGATGATCATCTTCATCCTTGTCCATTTAGTTTATCTTGACCGGACCGGAGCAGAAAAGGAGATTGTTCATCAAGAAGCTGCTGAAAAGCAACCTGACTTTTCTCTTGGAACTACACATGCTACATCAAGTTCTACACCAAATTCTACAACAAACGCTTTGCCAAGTGCTGAACCACACCTAACAGCATGTGGTGTGCCGGTGCAGAGTGGTCCCATGATTAAAGTTGCTCACCACAAAGCCTATGTGATCGGTTCCTATGTGGAGCACCGTTTAAGCAGTAAAATGATACGAACAGTTGCTATAGTGTTTCGTTGTGAAGAAGTGCAATACTACTGCTTATTATGTTGTGATGGAAGGAACATTTCTGCAGCTGCCAGCCTCGACATTCACTCTGACCACTTTGAATTTGACTATGGCACGGCAGATATTACTTGTCAAGTCCCCACAACATGCACAACACCAGCATATGTGGCTATTACTTCCCAAACACATGAAGGGGGCAGATCTGTATGGAATATACAATCCTTCCAACCTGTTGGGAATCAACAGCCCAGGACCAAAAACTTCCCTTATGcttttacagtatgtatatcTGTAATGTATGATTACATGAATGTGTTGGGGCTTGTGCAGGCCATGGAGATGTTCAAGCTGCTTGGTGTTCAGAAGGTAGCCATTTACAAGACCAAATGTTACCCAGATACGCAGAAGGTTCTGGACTACTATGTTAGGCAAGGCTTTGTGGACATCATCTCATGGACTGTGTCGTCCTACATCAATGTGTCCAGAGGATGGAAGAAGTCCGATTCACCAGGGGAACCGGAATTCTTTGGGCAAATTGTAGCTCTCAATGACTGTGTGTATCGTTACATGTATGAGAGTCAATATGTAGCTCTACAAGATTTGGATGAGCTAATTCTTCCTTTGAAAGAAGATAACTGGACAACACTCATTCCTCAGCTGGAGAAGATTTACCAACATCATGCAGGATTTGAGTTTGAGAATAACATATTTCCCATTTCCCTTTCCAGAAATAAGACACCTGAGAATACACCAGATTTATGGAAGCAGTTTGAGGGAGAAAACCTCTTACCACATGTATACAGGATACCCAATGACCCAAATGTGTTCAACAATTTCAAAGTCATTGTGAATCCCCGTTTAGTGCTTAAAGCTACAGTGCATGGCCTTTTGGATTCCATGGGTGGTACTGTCAGGGTGGACCCCAAAATCGCCCGCATGTACCACATTAAAAGTTATccaagcaaatacttttcacCAGAATCCGTTATAAGGGATACACATCTGTGGGACTATGCAGATAAGCTGATTCCTGCTGTATCTGAAGTACTTAGACAAGCACTGAATATTCAGTGA
- the LOC108429347 gene encoding uncharacterized protein LOC108429347 isoform X2, translating into MCGLGKRYFPQRKPKLSPKTLLVSLILMIIFILVHLVYLDRTGAEKEIVHQEAAEKQPDFSLGTTHATSSSTPNSTTNALPSAEPHLTACGVPVQSGPMIKVAHHKAYVIGSYVEHRLSSKMIRTVAIVFRCEEVQYYCLLCCDGRNISAAASLDIHSDHFEFDYGTADITCQVPTTCTTPAYVAITSQTHEGGRSVWNIQSFQPVGNQQPRTKNFPYAFTVCISVMYDYMNVLGLVQAMEMFKLLGVQKVAIYKTKCYPDTQKVLDYYVRQGFVDIISWTVSSYINVSRGWKKSDSPGEPEFFGQIVALNDCVYRYMYESQYVALQDLDELILPLKEDNWTTLIPQLEKIYQHHAGFEFENNIFPISLSRNKTPENTPDLWKQFEGENLLPHVYRIPNDPNVFNNFKVIVNPRLVLKATVHGLLDSMGGTVRVDPKIARMYHIKSYPSKYFSPESVIRDTHLWDYADKLIPAVSEVLRQALNIQ; encoded by the exons ATGTGTGGTCTGG GGAAGCGCTACTTTCCACAAAGAAAGCCAAAGCTCTCTCCAAAGACTCTCCTGGTGTCTCTCATCCTGATGATCATCTTCATCCTTGTCCATTTAGTTTATCTTGACCGGACCGGAGCAGAAAAGGAGATTGTTCATCAAGAAGCTGCTGAAAAGCAACCTGACTTTTCTCTTGGAACTACACATGCTACATCAAGTTCTACACCAAATTCTACAACAAACGCTTTGCCAAGTGCTGAACCACACCTAACAGCATGTGGTGTGCCGGTGCAGAGTGGTCCCATGATTAAAGTTGCTCACCACAAAGCCTATGTGATCGGTTCCTATGTGGAGCACCGTTTAAGCAGTAAAATGATACGAACAGTTGCTATAGTGTTTCGTTGTGAAGAAGTGCAATACTACTGCTTATTATGTTGTGATGGAAGGAACATTTCTGCAGCTGCCAGCCTCGACATTCACTCTGACCACTTTGAATTTGACTATGGCACGGCAGATATTACTTGTCAAGTCCCCACAACATGCACAACACCAGCATATGTGGCTATTACTTCCCAAACACATGAAGGGGGCAGATCTGTATGGAATATACAATCCTTCCAACCTGTTGGGAATCAACAGCCCAGGACCAAAAACTTCCCTTATGcttttacagtatgtatatcTGTAATGTATGATTACATGAATGTGTTGGGGCTTGTGCAGGCCATGGAGATGTTCAAGCTGCTTGGTGTTCAGAAGGTAGCCATTTACAAGACCAAATGTTACCCAGATACGCAGAAGGTTCTGGACTACTATGTTAGGCAAGGCTTTGTGGACATCATCTCATGGACTGTGTCGTCCTACATCAATGTGTCCAGAGGATGGAAGAAGTCCGATTCACCAGGGGAACCGGAATTCTTTGGGCAAATTGTAGCTCTCAATGACTGTGTGTATCGTTACATGTATGAGAGTCAATATGTAGCTCTACAAGATTTGGATGAGCTAATTCTTCCTTTGAAAGAAGATAACTGGACAACACTCATTCCTCAGCTGGAGAAGATTTACCAACATCATGCAGGATTTGAGTTTGAGAATAACATATTTCCCATTTCCCTTTCCAGAAATAAGACACCTGAGAATACACCAGATTTATGGAAGCAGTTTGAGGGAGAAAACCTCTTACCACATGTATACAGGATACCCAATGACCCAAATGTGTTCAACAATTTCAAAGTCATTGTGAATCCCCGTTTAGTGCTTAAAGCTACAGTGCATGGCCTTTTGGATTCCATGGGTGGTACTGTCAGGGTGGACCCCAAAATCGCCCGCATGTACCACATTAAAAGTTATccaagcaaatacttttcacCAGAATCCGTTATAAGGGATACACATCTGTGGGACTATGCAGATAAGCTGATTCCTGCTGTATCTGAAGTACTTAGACAAGCACTGAATATTCAGTGA